Within Nocardioides rotundus, the genomic segment CGAACGCCCGGGCCGCGCCGGGGCTGAGCTTGACCAGGAAGATCTCCTCCGGCTCTGGCTCCTCCAGGTCCTCCCCGACCTGGTCGGGTGCCACCACGGCCGCCTCGCTGAAGGGGTAGACCTCCACGACCACGCGCCGCGCCTCGGGGTCCCAGGACAGCGTCATCGTGCCGGCGCGGAACTCCTCCTCGATCGGCTGCTCGAGGGGCTCGTCGTCGGTCAGCTCGAGCGGGGCCACGGCCGGGACGACCACGCCGCCGCCCGAGGACTGGCTCTGCATCACCTCGTCCAGCATCTCGTCGAGCCGCTCGGCCAGCACCTGCACCTGCTGCTTCTCCAGGGACACGCTGACCACGCGGGCGCCCTCCCGTGCCTGCAGGAAGAACGTCCGCTGGCCCGGCGGGCCGACGGTGCCGGCGACGAAGCGCTCGGGAGGATCGAAGCCGTGGATCAAGGGCATGAGGACACCTTAGGCACCCGCCGAAGAGCCGGGTCCCGCGCCACCGCCGACGACCGCGTCGTCGGACCGCTTCCGTCGCCGCGAGCGCTTCGGCGGGACCAGCCAGCCGAGGTCGCCGTCGTGGGTGTTCGTGGCCAGGACGGCCGGGCGGGAGGCGCCGTACCGCACGACGGAGATGGAGGCGGGGTCGACGTTGAGCCGCTGGAAGAGGTCCAGGTGCATGCCCAGCGCGTCGGCCAGGATGCTCTTGATCACGTCGCCGTGGCTGACCGCGACCCAGACGGCGTCCGGCCCGTGGGCGGCCTCGATGTCGCGGTCCCAGCGGCGCACCGCCTCGACCGCGCGGGCCTGCATGTGCGTCAGCGTCTCCCCGCCGGGGAAGCCGGCCGCCGACGGCTGCTGCTGGACCACCTTCCACAGTT encodes:
- a CDS encoding histidine phosphatase family protein, whose protein sequence is MSTLVLVRHGRTTANASGILAGRSPGVSLDETGRKQAARSGERLAAVPLVAIVSSPLQRCRQTAQAIAKAGEGRPAIERDNGLNECDYGEWQGGRLSTLAREKLWKVVQQQPSAAGFPGGETLTHMQARAVEAVRRWDRDIEAAHGPDAVWVAVSHGDVIKSILADALGMHLDLFQRLNVDPASISVVRYGASRPAVLATNTHDGDLGWLVPPKRSRRRKRSDDAVVGGGAGPGSSAGA
- a CDS encoding DUF3090 domain-containing protein, with product MPLIHGFDPPERFVAGTVGPPGQRTFFLQAREGARVVSVSLEKQQVQVLAERLDEMLDEVMQSQSSGGGVVVPAVAPLELTDDEPLEQPIEEEFRAGTMTLSWDPEARRVVVEVYPFSEAAVVAPDQVGEDLEEPEPEEIFLVKLSPGAARAFVQRAERVIEAGRPDCPFCGEPMDPEGHLCVRANGFKRREP